One Saimiri boliviensis isolate mSaiBol1 chromosome 17, mSaiBol1.pri, whole genome shotgun sequence genomic window carries:
- the RPAIN gene encoding RPA-interacting protein isoform X2, with product MAESMRSPRRSLYKLVGSPPWKEAFRQRCLERMRNSRDRVLNRYRQVGSSMPGKAQNTFLVQEVMEEEWNALQSVENCPEDLAQLEELIDMAVLEEIQQELIEQEQSIISEYEKSLQFDEKCLSVMLAEWEANPLICPVCTKYNLRITGGVVVCQCGLSIPSHACDTWAVIL from the exons ATGGCGGAGTCGATGAGGTCTCCGCGCCGCTCTCTGTATAAACTGGTGGGCTCGCCGCCTTGGAAAGAGGCTTTTCGGCAG AGATGCCTGGAGAGAATGAGAAACAGCCGGGACAGGGTCCTAAACAGGTACCGCCAGGTTGGAAGCAGTATGCCAGGGAAGGCTCAGAACACCTTTCTAGTGCAAGAGGTGATGGAAGAAGAGTGGAATGCTTTGCAGTCAGTGGAGAATTGTCCAGAAGACTTGGCTCAG TTGGAGGAGCTGATAGACATGGCTGTGCTGGAGGAAATCCAACAGGAGCTGATTGAGCAAG AGCAGTCGATCATCAGCGAGTATGAGAAGAGCTTGCAGTTTGATGAAAAGTGTCTCAGTGTCATGCTGGCTGAGTGGGAGGCAAACCCACTCATCTGTCCTGTATGTACAAA GTACAACCTGAGAATCACAGGCGGTGTGGTCGTGTGTCAGTGTGGCCTGTCCATCCCATCTCAT
- the RPAIN gene encoding RPA-interacting protein isoform X3, translated as MAESMRSPRRSLYKLVGSPPWKEAFRQRCLERMRNSRDRVLNRYRQVGSSMPGKAQNTFLVQEVMEEEWNALQSVENCPEDLAQLEELIDMAVLEEIQQELIEQGSCCVAQAGVQWYDHGSLWLHPPRLNQSSHLSLLSSWDCRLVILGL; from the exons ATGGCGGAGTCGATGAGGTCTCCGCGCCGCTCTCTGTATAAACTGGTGGGCTCGCCGCCTTGGAAAGAGGCTTTTCGGCAG AGATGCCTGGAGAGAATGAGAAACAGCCGGGACAGGGTCCTAAACAGGTACCGCCAGGTTGGAAGCAGTATGCCAGGGAAGGCTCAGAACACCTTTCTAGTGCAAGAGGTGATGGAAGAAGAGTGGAATGCTTTGCAGTCAGTGGAGAATTGTCCAGAAGACTTGGCTCAG TTGGAGGAGCTGATAGACATGGCTGTGCTGGAGGAAATCCAACAGGAGCTGATTGAGCAAG gttcttgctgtgttgcccaggctggagtgcagtggtatgatcatggctcactgtggcttcaTCCTCCtaggctcaaccaatcctcccatcttagcctcctgagtagctgggactgcag
- the RPAIN gene encoding RPA-interacting protein isoform X4: MAESMRSPRRSLYKLVGSPPWKEAFRQRCLERMRNSRDRVLNRYRQVGSSMPGKAQNTFLVQEVMEEEWNALQSVENCPEDLAQLEELIDMAVLEEIQQELIEQGL; this comes from the exons ATGGCGGAGTCGATGAGGTCTCCGCGCCGCTCTCTGTATAAACTGGTGGGCTCGCCGCCTTGGAAAGAGGCTTTTCGGCAG AGATGCCTGGAGAGAATGAGAAACAGCCGGGACAGGGTCCTAAACAGGTACCGCCAGGTTGGAAGCAGTATGCCAGGGAAGGCTCAGAACACCTTTCTAGTGCAAGAGGTGATGGAAGAAGAGTGGAATGCTTTGCAGTCAGTGGAGAATTGTCCAGAAGACTTGGCTCAG TTGGAGGAGCTGATAGACATGGCTGTGCTGGAGGAAATCCAACAGGAGCTGATTGAGCAAG